TGCTGACGGCTTCCAAACGCTCTTTTTGAAGCAACTCTTTCAGTTGTTTGGCAGCACGTCAGCAGAGAGAGTGATAACTCGGAACTCTTTTTTCTTTGTAGTTGTTGTGTTGGCTCAGGAAACGAAGGctccaaaagcaaaagtctgaatgagtggttgcacgccgccatcttatatacccgtatgtacgggggagtggcttggcatgcaaataccactcgccaatgttcatgaatgttcattggccttttgagtaaggcttggagatgattggactctcaagcgagttcccatatgtaacgtcgtagtgaaacgactgaaggggaactgaacattaaacactaacatgtatttccctttacagaaaaacacagtaaataaCACTTCATCACTAAATTTACAATCATGCAGTTCCTTACAAATCATGCTGGGAACTACAAATTCACTGCTCAGTTAGTTACGTcgacaaaaacaatattaatgtagtttcaacacaaataaaagtttacattttaaatatattaggtaGAGTGAACACAATGAAATTGTTACAGAATGCTCAAAAATGTTGCTTTAgctcaatttaattaaaatgaacaagagccaaaattaatttttgagtgtacagtcacacttaaaataaactgaacagtAAAGTAATCTCACTGTAACTGCTGTACAatataatgatactaactctagtttctccagcttgaattgtgtgttcatcagtagatcactgaggtttttcactccaaagtctcctagtttattctcactcaggttcagttctctcaggtgtgatgggtttaatttcagagctgaagtcacagcagaacaaccttcatctgtcaaATCACAGTATCTTAACCTACATTGGgataaatatgaacaaaaaacaaacttttcatttttctttcatttgtttctttcattttgGTAAACGTTCTTTAcctcaatctctccagtttacagtgtgaatccttcagtacgtcacataagtgattcactcctgtgttttttatttgattccagctcaggttcagttctctcaggtgtgatgggtttgatttcagagctgaagtcaggatgagacactgttcctctgtaatactgcaatcccacagactgaagacagaaagagaaaagacaatgaatcagacatGTTAGTGAGTTAAATGAATCATGAATAAACACCatacagtgaaataaataaaatgttgctaaaaCCTGAAAACAATATAAGTAGCtaaaaaatcatacagccataaacaaacaaaaacaaaactaggaTTTGAGGATACTAGTTACATTTTAAGTCTGGAGAATCTTTAgtcagaccaaaacaaacaaacaaacaagttttGTGATTTGTCATGTAATTAAGATACAGGATCAACTATAGaatcacttaaaaataaaattaatgtaaattcaaaaatgtttacctctttaaatataacaaatcaagaaaaTTCTGTTCATCAATCAAAATTTACttcaagacattttaagatTGTAGTTTACAGTCAAATACAACATTTTGTGatcatattttgttgttattgtgatgCATGTCTGAGTGAAACAGCTTTTTTGAACAAGAAAAATGCAGGTCAGGAATTCATTTTTGATGAGAAGCTGGATAATTGTTGTTTGCTATTGCTGTGATCTCATGTGACTGACAGGTTTTCCCACCTTCAcgtcatcagaccagagaagaaatgtttttgtgaggGGAAAGCTATTTTCATTAAAGATCACAAGGGTACATTaatttttggaaataaattgTGTACCcagataaataaatcataataagcaCTGAAATATTGTCAGTAATCTATATTTtcactgtcactgctgtacagtataatgatactaactgtagtttctccagcttgaattgtgtgttcatcagtagatcactgaggtttttcactccagagtctcctagtttattccagcccaggttcagttctctcatgtgtgatgggtttgatttcagagctgaagtcacagcagaacaaccttcatctgtcatATAACAGTTGCTTAACCTACATtaggagaaagagagaagatagaagaaaactatttaataaagtcaaaatgtcttCATAAAATGAAACAGAGGAAGAGTGTCTGAATAACTTTGgataatttttcacaaattgttcaaaacaaaacaaaacaaaacaaaataaataaaacaacaataataataataatacgttgttcatttaatcaaataatttacaCTTTTCATGGTTTATGTACAATGTGTCCTGATTCTTGttagaaatacaaataaattttaattcccaaaagtgaatgtgtttgtgtatttttggtaTTATTAACTGATATTATTGGATATTGTGTTGGGTATTTGACCTGCTGTATGGACAATAAGTGAAGTGGACAGAAACACTCAATACAACTTTCAAATGTTTAGACCACACAACAACACACTTTGCAAGTCTcctttacacaaaaaaatatacagtatagaaTATAGACAGATTAACTATACAAAAatcaacacgttctcactcctaactcgtcacatattgatgcttggtcaggacccctttggcgtcacttcttgacacagggtacccctttagcatcatttttccaggtgcagggtcctccagtaCTTTACATAAGAAACCCATGGTCAATGTGCTGACAGgaaaggcactgggaattttaaTGATAATcgtaatgattaaattatatattgggtaataatattgctattattgcatacatgttggggtgtgatttttttttccaatgcaaACAGTCACAACAGTTTCATTTATGTTatgctatttacacatttaacacaacccctgcccctaaacctaagcatttgtcaacaaaacacaagatataacaagACACgactatatttataatttattaaaaaagtattaatattccaagtgtTCTGaagcaaaatgattgatttatgAGAAGAATAGACGCGATCACGTCTCCGTTCGCTGTCCTGTGTGCTGCTGCAGTCTGTCTGTGCGCGAATTCAAAAAATGCTGAAGAAGCAagccttggttgtgaaatgctattggctCTTGGGTGTTTCGTGACCGATTCCAGTTCGGGAGTCCTGACCAatcgtcaatatgtgacgagttgggagtgagaacttgttgcaaaaatatatgaacatatataaaaatatacaaatatatattgtgcaacaaacaaaaaaatagtcaGTGAGGGTAATGggaaattagtttttaaagggtcatgaaacaccagactactttttttctgagattttagcagaggtgtttgtTTCTCACATCATAGAAGACAATGTTAGcatctgttcattttaattgttggagaaaagTGGTTCATTTTGAGCTTTTTACACATGTTTTGTCTTCCAGGTTTAAAATCTTCATTGTGTTGACGTCACAGTTTGTGACACAGTTGTGAATGTCATAGTTTGTGATGTGGCAACAAAGGACTTTATTACTTCAATGACGCGTGGATTGAAagagaatgtttgtttttgctttgtaagAGTTTGGCACAAATGCGATTCATTCAGTGAGTGTAACCGGTTTGCACAGCTCCTTGATGCAACCAATCAAAAGGCTTCTAAACTCCGCAAAATAAGTTTCGACATGTTCATATATGTTTTCGAGACAGAGTGCTTGATATGAgcaaaatgaaactgtctgaaccTGAAGCTGATGACAAACAAATGCTCCAAACTGCGCACAACACTTCATTCACGAGAAAGGTGGGAGGAATAATGATGTTTGACTGACAGTTTTAGGAGCCAAAGGCGTTACAAGGTTTCATGGCGCTGGCATCAAGTACTGATCCAGAATTAGTGATCCTTAGCAGCTATATTTCCGATTTGAGCTtggaaaatgtagcttttgttGACACTACCGTGttacttgataaaaaaaaaaaaacgagctTTGCTACTGAAAAGATTTTTGATTCAGAAAACAGCGACGCTACCACTACAGTACTGAGAAATGTAGTTAAACTAGTAGCCCAACACTGCTTTTTAATCATGTGCTGTAGAGCTTACCTGTCCTGAACAGTGCAGCTTCCATACCACTTTCACCTGTACATCAGTAAAATTTGCTGAGGATTTCAGTTGCCATGGCAAATTTTCTCAGCCTTCTTAAGAAATACAGTCGCTGCTGGGACTTTCTTAGAAGCTGCTGAGTGTTGCAAGACCAACACACGTAAAAAttaaggtgcttcatgatgccattaaagaaccttttttgtctaaatggctCCATTAAAAACTTTATCATCTGAAGAATCtttctggcttgcttagttggggacacttaatttccAGCGATATCGTCGACTTGATTGCAAGAATACTATTTAAACTGAACTAAGCTGGATGATGATATGACTGGATTCAATGATGAcctgcctttaactgaaaatggattgttttttgcctttttgcatt
This Labeo rohita strain BAU-BD-2019 unplaced genomic scaffold, IGBB_LRoh.1.0 scaffold_2124, whole genome shotgun sequence DNA region includes the following protein-coding sequences:
- the LOC127159376 gene encoding ribonuclease inhibitor-like, which gives rise to MNTQLKLGKLQLEYCEMTDEGCSALTSALKSNPSHLRELNLNWNELGDSGVKNLSDLLMNIQFKLKKLHLCNCSITEKQCLILTSALKSNPSHLRELDLSGNQIKNTGVNHLCDVLKDSHCKLERLRLSNCYMTDEGCSAVTSALKSNPSHMRELNLGWNKLGDSGVKNLSDLLMNTQFKLEKLHLWDCSITEEQCLILTSALKSNPSHLRELNLSWNQIKNTGVNHLCDVLKDSHCKLERLRLRYCDLTDEGCSAVTSALKLNPSHLRELNLSENKLGDFGVKNLSDLLMNTQFKLEKL